The proteins below are encoded in one region of Hordeum vulgare subsp. vulgare chromosome 3H, MorexV3_pseudomolecules_assembly, whole genome shotgun sequence:
- the LOC123442830 gene encoding pentatricopeptide repeat-containing protein At5g66631, translated as MPPPGSRVVTYLRRARLIDSLRLRLRSPSSLPPPPPDDPVVALHGIRAAPTPAAALSFFRALPSPAPLPLFHALASRLANPASLPDLRSLLASFPLSPPPLVRLRLLAAAGDHPAALAAFASIPTTPHRPAEAHSLVISLHAGAGDHAAAVDAFGAMVREGALPNARTYTVVVSHLAGAGFVDQALEVFRLLPSLRIRRTTRQYNVLAEALAEAGRFDQLRWLVREMAAVDGVMPGPQTRAAIAAMREAGHTEGTEDFVEELSPDARIPYAVGDADGEGDSEEEEDGGKDTPRGKETPLRPWLDPRELARALEGWDPKEVAELEAAGIVWTPRLVCKLLRSFRKPETAWEFFCWVACRPGGFAHDRDTVARMAAILARAGRVELVERLLAKVRDDGILLPFATVRLILDFYGLSKKADAAVRVFRDADSICGPVSRPNLALLCSSLLRTMAKCRRGREATELLEEMMATRGVLPDLQTFSGLIEHLAGAGDLKGVHRLFGMVRQCELRPDGHMYAVLIRAYCKRERAALALKLFDEMRGAGVAPDAPTKALLVKSLWREGKLREAALVEERCEEMIAAGGGLPGAASGHVWTASAADLNKVYGIYSGCFRQDDAEHLAANEDTG; from the coding sequence aTGCCCCCGCCCGGCAGCCGCGTCGTCACCTACCTCCGCCGGGCGCGCCTCATCGACTCGCTGCGCCTCCGCCTTCGCTCCCCTTCCTCCCTGCCCCCGCCCCCACCCGACGACCCCGTGGTCGCGCTCCACGGCATCCGGGCCGCGCCCACCCCGGCGGCGGCGCTCTCCTTCTTTcgcgccctcccctcgccggccccgCTCCCGCTCTTCCACGCGCTCGCCTCCCGCCTCGCCAACCCCGCGTCGCTCCCCGACCTCCGCTCCCTGCTCGCCTCCTTCCCCCTGTCCCCTCCCCCGCTCGTGCGcctccgcctcctcgccgccgcgggtGACCACCCTGCCGCCCTCGCCGCCTTCGCCTCCATCCCGACCACCCCGCACCGCCCCGCCGAGGCGCACAGCCTCGTCATCAGCCTCCATGCCGGCGCCGGGGACCACGCCGCCGCCGTGGACGCGTTCGGCGCCATGGTCCGCGAGGGCGCGCTCCCCAACGCGCGCACCTACACCGTCGTCGTCTCCCACCTCGCCGGCGCGGGGTTCGTCGACCAGGCGCTTGAGGTGTTCCGGCTCTTGCCGTCGCTGCGAATTCGCAGGACCACCCGGCAGTACAACGTGCTTGCCGAGGCGCTCGCGGAGGCCGGGAGGTTCGACCAGCTCCGGTGGCTGGTCCGCGAGATGGCGGCCGTCGACGGCGTCATGCCCGGGCCGCAGACGCGGGCTGCCATCGCCGCCATGAGGGAAGCCGGCCACACGGAGGGCACCGAGGACTTTGTCGAGGAGCTTTCGCCGGACGCGAGGATTCCGTACGCCGTGGGCGACGCGGACGGCGAGGGAGacagcgaggaggaagaggatggtGGCAAGGACACGCCCAGAGGTAAGGAGACGCCGCTCAGGCCATGGCTGGACCCGCGGGAGCTCGCGAGGGCGCTGGAAGGCTGGGACCCCAAGGAGGTGGCGGAGCTGGAGGCCGCCGGGATAGTCTGGACGCCGCGGCTCGTGTGCAAGCTCCTGCGCTCGTTCAGGAAGCCTGAGACGGCGTGGGAGTTCTTCTGCTGGGTGGCGTGCCGCCCCGGCGGCTTCGCGCACGACCGCGACACCGTGGCGAGGATGGCCGCCATCCTCGCCCGCGCCGGCCGCGTCGAGCTGGTGGAGCGCCTGCTGGCCAAGGTGCGGGACGACGGCATCCTCCTACCGTTCGCCACCGTGCGATTAATCCTCGACTTCTACGGGCTGTCCAAGAAGGCCGACGCGGCGGTGAGGGTGTTCCGGGACGCCGACTCCATCTGCGGCCCCGTGTCGCGGCCCAACCTCGCGCTGCTCTGCTCGTCGCTGCTGAGGACGATGGCGAAGTGCCGGCGAGGGCGCGAGGCCACGGAGCTCCTGGAGGAGATGATGGCAACGCGCGGCGTGCTCCCGGACCTGCAGACATTCTCGGGGCTGATAGAGCACCTGGCCGGCGCCGGCGACCTCAAGGGCGTGCACAGGCTGTTCGGAATGGTGCGGCAGTGCGAGCTGCGGCCCGACGGGCACATGTACGCCGTGCTGATCAGGGCCTACTGCAAGCGGGAGCGCGCGGCGCTCGCGCTGAAGCTGTTCGACGAAATGCGCGGCGCCGGGGTCGCGCCGGACGCGCCCACCAAAGCGCTGCTTGTGAAGAGCCTGTGGCGGGAAGGGAAACTCCGGGAGGCGGCGTTGGTCGAGGAGAGGTGC